One part of the Bdellovibrio sp. KM01 genome encodes these proteins:
- a CDS encoding thiolase family protein: MKSPRDVVLVEGVRTPFAKSGTKLKKVHPAQLGQVALKQLIAQTNLDVNSVDEVIIGNTGNPPDAVNISRVVALNAGIPMKTSAYTVHRNCASALESISNGFEKIKSGTMDVVIAGGTESMSQIPTLAPQKFQDIYEKLFAAKGPKQALPLLWKLFKADVSQIKALLQGNMKDPYFPQIGVMLGLTDPFVGINMGQTAEILAKEWGLNRQMQDAFALRSHQLASKAMKEGRMKEESTPVYLAPEYKEVISEDIGPRDTQTMEALAKLKPFFDKATGTITAGNSCPITDGAAMVLLMSREKAEQAGYKPLATIRSYGFAGLEPERMGLGPAYSTPLALKRAGLSLKDIGLVELNEAFAAQVMSCQRAMDSDKFAQEKLGLSAKVGEIRDEILNVNGGAIALGHPVGATGTRIVLTLAKEMKRRGVQHGLATLCIGGGQGGSMILENEN, from the coding sequence ATGAAGTCACCACGTGATGTGGTTCTCGTTGAAGGTGTGCGTACACCATTCGCAAAATCAGGTACAAAACTTAAAAAAGTTCACCCAGCACAGTTGGGGCAAGTTGCGCTTAAGCAATTAATCGCGCAAACGAACTTGGATGTAAATTCCGTTGATGAAGTGATCATCGGAAACACTGGTAATCCACCAGATGCTGTGAATATCTCGCGCGTTGTTGCTCTGAATGCAGGTATCCCGATGAAAACATCGGCGTACACTGTTCACAGAAACTGTGCTTCAGCACTTGAATCGATCTCTAACGGTTTTGAGAAAATCAAATCCGGCACGATGGATGTTGTGATCGCGGGTGGTACTGAATCCATGTCGCAAATCCCAACTCTAGCGCCGCAAAAATTCCAAGATATCTACGAAAAACTTTTCGCAGCAAAAGGTCCAAAGCAAGCTTTGCCACTGTTGTGGAAACTTTTTAAAGCAGACGTAAGCCAGATCAAGGCTCTTCTTCAAGGCAACATGAAAGATCCATACTTCCCACAAATCGGGGTGATGTTGGGTCTGACGGATCCTTTTGTAGGTATCAACATGGGGCAAACAGCTGAGATCCTGGCAAAAGAGTGGGGCTTGAATCGTCAGATGCAAGATGCTTTTGCTCTTCGTTCACACCAGTTGGCTTCCAAAGCGATGAAAGAAGGTCGCATGAAGGAAGAATCCACTCCGGTGTACTTGGCTCCTGAATACAAAGAAGTGATTTCCGAAGACATCGGTCCTCGTGACACTCAAACAATGGAGGCATTAGCGAAATTGAAACCGTTCTTCGATAAAGCAACGGGTACAATCACAGCGGGTAACTCTTGCCCCATCACAGACGGGGCCGCAATGGTGCTTTTGATGTCTCGTGAGAAAGCAGAACAAGCAGGTTACAAACCTCTTGCGACAATCCGTTCTTACGGTTTCGCAGGTCTTGAGCCAGAGCGCATGGGGCTTGGCCCCGCGTATTCAACTCCACTTGCACTTAAGCGCGCGGGTCTTTCTTTGAAAGACATCGGCTTGGTAGAGCTTAACGAAGCCTTCGCGGCTCAAGTAATGTCCTGCCAAAGAGCCATGGATTCTGACAAATTTGCCCAAGAGAAACTTGGCTTGTCGGCAAAAGTCGGAGAGATTCGTGACGAGATCCTGAACGTTAACGGTGGTGCGATTGCATTGGGCCATCCAGTGGGCGCGACAGGGACTCGTATCGTATTGACTCTTGCGAAAGAAATGAAACGCAGAGGCGTACAGCATGGGCTTGCAACACTTTGTATCGGTGGCGGTCAAGGTGGTTCTATGATTCTTGAAAACGAAAACTAA
- a CDS encoding HNH endonuclease, whose protein sequence is MSRLTFLSNHELEQNLKSLIRKERMLLHLILEHILEVDARKLYSERSYSTMYDYLTKELGYSNGAAMRRLEAARLMKVVPTLSDKIQDGSINLSQIGELARAIKEKEKAGEQISAATKTEIVEQISGLNVEQTQKTVAMSLDIELKDPEKVRVQKDDSVHLSITFTREQFDMLMSCKEKAAHKLQLADGDYSWAKVIEVVAGQFLDEKMFKAKKAKRSGSSKDIFAESFVASSEDGDNTLRDNKSLTLKTRRYILNRDKCCQYKDKLTGRQCRNTYGLQVDHIIPRWSGGTHAPANLQALCGAHNNLKYREEAGIKLRRVSK, encoded by the coding sequence ATGAGCAGACTGACTTTCCTGAGCAATCATGAGTTAGAACAGAATTTGAAAAGTCTTATTCGTAAAGAGCGGATGCTTTTGCATTTGATTCTAGAGCACATTCTCGAAGTTGATGCTCGCAAACTATATTCAGAGCGTTCTTACTCGACGATGTATGACTATCTTACGAAGGAGCTCGGCTATTCGAACGGAGCAGCGATGCGTAGGCTTGAGGCGGCTCGTTTAATGAAAGTTGTTCCGACTCTTTCTGACAAAATTCAAGATGGAAGTATTAATTTAAGTCAGATTGGTGAACTCGCTCGAGCGATTAAGGAAAAGGAAAAGGCAGGTGAGCAGATTTCAGCAGCAACTAAAACTGAAATCGTTGAGCAAATCTCCGGATTGAACGTCGAGCAAACCCAAAAGACCGTCGCTATGAGCTTGGACATTGAGCTTAAAGATCCCGAAAAAGTCAGAGTGCAGAAAGATGATTCGGTACATCTTTCCATCACATTCACTCGAGAGCAATTTGATATGCTGATGAGTTGCAAGGAAAAAGCCGCACACAAACTACAATTGGCTGACGGGGATTATTCTTGGGCGAAAGTTATAGAAGTTGTAGCTGGGCAATTTTTGGATGAGAAAATGTTTAAGGCTAAAAAAGCGAAGCGCTCAGGTTCTTCAAAGGATATTTTTGCAGAGTCTTTTGTCGCATCGTCTGAAGATGGCGATAATACGCTTCGTGATAATAAATCCCTCACCTTAAAAACACGCAGATACATTCTTAATCGCGATAAGTGTTGCCAGTACAAAGATAAGCTCACTGGGCGCCAATGCCGTAATACCTATGGTTTGCAAGTCGATCACATAATTCCGCGATGGAGTGGAGGAACCCATGCGCCTGCGAATCTGCAAGCACTCTGTGGGGCTCACAATAATCTCAAATATCGTGAGGAGGCGGGGATCAAGCTCCGGCGAGTTTCGAAGTGA
- a CDS encoding NADP-dependent malic enzyme, translating into MEKELNKNSKNSDKPATDAKHATNNFDQEALEYHSRGKPGKIEVISSKPCVSEKDLSLAYSPGVAAPCKVIAKDSSKVYDYTAKGNLVGVISNGTAVLGLGNIGPHASKPVMEGKGILFKQFAGIDVFDIEVDANDVDTFCNAIKTLEPTFGGINLEDIKAPECFEIEERLKKEMKIPVFHDDQHGTAIVSGAALLNAVSITNRKMENVRIVVNGAGASANSCAKIFISLGARRENIIMCDSQGVIYKGRTAGMNKYKEYFAAETEVRTLSQALQGADVFVGLSVAGALTPEMLKDMAKDPIIFAMANPEPEITPDKARAARPDAIIATGRSDYPNQVNNVLGFPSIFRGALDTRSTQINEEMKLAAVHALAKLAREEVPDRVSATYGGKTFKFGREYLIPKPFDTRVLLWVAPEVAKAAIKSGVATRKIEDWDHYRETLEALQGPSKVFIRSAINRVHQNATAMGGELPRIVFPEGTSTKVLKALSTLVEEKICQPILLGYPDRVKEKIQALDIPALNDVPVIHPATYPKFFTYVEKLYSLRQRKGINMREAERLMADPNYFAAMMVTMGDADGVVNGASVNYADAVKPILQTVGVYQNGIPAGLNFILLEDKFLVLADTTVNFNPTAEQCAQIAMQAAKVVEYFGIEPKVAMLSYSNFSGAEGTPCKMKTAAQIVKKNRPGLMVDGDMQADTAVNPEIMERLFPFSDLKGGANILIFPNLESSNIAYKLIQQVGKVEVIGPFLTGVRRSCNVLQRTTTVDGIVNSVVFTALEAQFIKDVLKSREVKKQ; encoded by the coding sequence TTGGAAAAAGAATTGAACAAGAACAGCAAGAATTCAGACAAGCCAGCAACCGACGCGAAACACGCGACCAACAACTTCGACCAAGAAGCATTGGAATATCACAGCCGCGGCAAACCCGGTAAAATCGAAGTCATCTCTTCAAAACCTTGCGTGTCTGAGAAAGACCTTTCACTTGCGTACTCCCCAGGGGTCGCGGCTCCTTGCAAAGTTATCGCTAAGGATTCTTCCAAAGTGTACGACTATACTGCCAAAGGAAACTTGGTGGGAGTTATCTCTAACGGAACAGCAGTTCTGGGATTGGGCAACATCGGCCCGCACGCTTCCAAACCCGTGATGGAAGGTAAAGGAATTCTTTTCAAACAATTCGCTGGTATCGATGTATTCGACATCGAAGTGGATGCGAACGACGTGGACACGTTCTGTAACGCGATCAAAACATTGGAGCCAACATTCGGTGGTATCAATCTGGAAGACATCAAAGCTCCAGAATGTTTTGAAATCGAAGAGCGTCTGAAAAAAGAAATGAAGATCCCCGTATTCCACGATGATCAGCATGGAACTGCGATCGTATCGGGAGCAGCGTTGCTGAACGCCGTTTCTATCACCAACAGAAAAATGGAAAACGTACGTATCGTCGTAAACGGTGCGGGCGCCTCTGCGAATTCTTGCGCTAAAATCTTTATCTCGCTGGGTGCACGCCGTGAAAATATCATCATGTGTGACTCTCAAGGTGTGATCTACAAAGGTCGTACGGCAGGGATGAATAAATACAAAGAGTACTTCGCAGCCGAAACTGAAGTGCGCACTCTCAGCCAAGCTTTGCAGGGTGCTGACGTATTCGTAGGTCTTTCTGTCGCCGGAGCCCTGACTCCTGAGATGCTTAAAGACATGGCGAAAGATCCAATCATCTTTGCGATGGCAAATCCAGAACCAGAAATCACGCCGGACAAGGCACGCGCTGCTCGTCCCGATGCCATCATTGCGACGGGACGCTCGGATTACCCAAATCAAGTGAATAACGTTTTGGGCTTCCCGTCTATTTTCCGTGGAGCATTGGATACGCGTTCAACTCAGATCAATGAAGAAATGAAACTCGCAGCCGTTCACGCTTTGGCAAAACTTGCACGCGAAGAAGTACCAGACCGCGTGTCTGCAACTTACGGTGGTAAAACATTTAAGTTCGGTCGCGAATACCTAATCCCGAAACCATTCGACACCCGTGTTCTTCTTTGGGTGGCGCCGGAGGTGGCGAAAGCTGCTATCAAATCAGGTGTCGCAACAAGAAAGATCGAAGACTGGGATCACTACCGCGAAACTTTGGAAGCCCTGCAAGGTCCGTCGAAAGTTTTCATCCGCTCCGCAATCAATCGCGTTCACCAAAACGCGACAGCGATGGGTGGCGAACTTCCGCGCATCGTATTCCCTGAAGGCACAAGCACAAAGGTTCTTAAAGCTCTTTCCACTTTGGTTGAAGAAAAAATCTGCCAACCAATTTTGTTAGGTTACCCAGACCGCGTGAAAGAAAAAATCCAGGCCTTGGATATCCCGGCATTGAATGACGTTCCAGTTATTCATCCGGCGACTTATCCAAAATTCTTTACGTACGTTGAAAAGCTGTACTCGCTAAGGCAGCGTAAAGGCATCAACATGCGTGAAGCTGAGCGCTTGATGGCTGATCCGAATTACTTTGCAGCGATGATGGTTACCATGGGCGATGCTGATGGAGTGGTGAATGGTGCTTCTGTGAATTACGCAGACGCTGTAAAACCAATCTTGCAGACTGTGGGGGTTTACCAAAACGGCATCCCAGCGGGTTTGAACTTTATCTTGCTTGAAGACAAATTCCTGGTACTTGCAGATACGACTGTGAACTTCAACCCAACGGCCGAGCAATGCGCGCAAATCGCAATGCAGGCTGCGAAAGTTGTTGAGTACTTTGGTATTGAACCGAAGGTCGCGATGCTTTCATACTCAAACTTCAGCGGCGCCGAAGGCACTCCATGCAAAATGAAAACAGCGGCTCAGATTGTTAAGAAAAATCGCCCCGGCCTGATGGTTGATGGTGATATGCAAGCGGACACAGCTGTAAATCCAGAGATCATGGAACGTTTGTTCCCGTTCTCTGATCTTAAAGGTGGCGCAAACATTTTGATCTTCCCTAATTTGGAGTCATCCAACATCGCTTATAAACTGATCCAGCAAGTGGGCAAAGTGGAAGTGATCGGACCATTCTTGACGGGGGTTCGCAGATCTTGCAACGTTTTGCAAAGAACGACGACAGTGGACGGTATCGTGAATTCAGTTGTATTCACGGCACTGGAAGCGCAATTCATCAAAGATGTTTTGAAGTCCCGCGAAGTAAAAAAACAGTAA